A portion of the Homo sapiens chromosome 16, GRCh38.p14 Primary Assembly genome contains these proteins:
- the PYDC1 gene encoding pyrin domain-containing protein 1: MGTKREAILKVLENLTPEELKKFKMKLGTVPLREGFERIPRGALGQLDIVDLTDKLVASYYEDYAAELVVAVLRDMRMLEEAARLQRAA, translated from the coding sequence ATGGGAACGAAGCGCGAGGCCATCCTGAAGGTGCTGGAGAACCTGACACCGGAGGAGCTCAAGAAGTTCAAGATGAAGCTGGGGACGGTGCCGCTGCGCGAGGGCTTTGAGCGCATCCCGCGGGGCGCGCTCGGGCAGCTAGATATCGTGGACCTCACCGACAAGCTGGTCGCCTCCTACTACGAGGACTACGCAGCCGAGCTCGTCGTGGCCGTGCTGCGCGACATGCGCATGTTGGAGGAGGCCGCACGGCTGCAGCGGGCTGCGTGA